The nucleotide sequence GAAGCAAGCCATCAACACCACCAAGATCGATGAACACACCGAAGTTAGTCATGTTCTTAATAACACCTTCAAGAACCTGTCCTTTTTCAAGGTTATTAAGAATAACAGCTTTCTGCTTCTCAATATCTTTCTCAATAAGTACTTTGTGAGAAACAACCACGTTGTCATTGCTGTAGTTGATTTTCACCACTTTAACTTCCATTTTATTACCTACAAAAACATCAAAGTCTCTGATAGGCTTAACATCTATCTGAGAACCTGGAAGGAAAGCCTCAACACCATAAATGTCAACAATAAGACCACCTTTGGTTCTTCTTTTAACAAAACCTTCAATAATCTCATCATTATCAAGCGCACCTTGGATAAGCTCCCAAGCTTTAACGATCTTAGCTTTTCTTCTTGAAAGAACCAACTGACCGTTAGTATCTTCTCTGTCTTCAACGAAAACTTCGATCTCATCACCGCGCTTAAGGTCTTCAATGTCACGGAATTCAGACAAAGGAACTAAACCATCAGACTTAAATCCAATGTTTAAGATTACATCTTTGTCAGTAATACCTACGACAGTACCTTTAACAACCTCTTTTTCATTAACCTGAGTCAGTGTGTCAGCATACATTTGCTCCATCTGACTTTTTTCCTTTTCGGAATAATTTGAGCCAAAGCCTTTGTTATCGGCCAAATCCCAATCAAAATTATCTGTCATTATAACAGCTCTTTAATACATCAACAGTAGAGCTATCCTGCTGAAATTTACGTGGTTAAACAATAAAATTTTTAGAAATAATCGCAATCCGCCAAAGACGGAGCGCAAAGGTATAAAATATTCCTGAAAAATAGAACACTTTCCTTAAGAAAGATAACTTCCCAGTCTCCCTTAAAGTTCAGGTTATTAGTCTGGCAAAACGCGCTTGATGGAATGTAAAAGATGTGTGTAATTCTTGCCTCTTTTCAATGAAATTCCTTTAGAGTCGACAAAATCGACGCGAACCTCACCGGATGCATGGATAATTTTATCATGTTCAAGAATTATCCCGACATGTATCACCTCGCCATGCTCATCAGCAAAAAAAGCATAATCGCCAGGTTTGGCACTCCCAGGGAAAACCACTTGCCCTTCCTTGGCTTGCTGCCAGGCATCCCGAGGCATCTTTATTCCACAAATTCTTGAAACCTGCTGAATAAAGCCTGAACAATCGATACCAAAGTGTGTCTTTCCGCCCCATAAGTAAGGAGCAGACAGGTAATAACAAGCCACTGTTTTCATATATTGAAAATTGGCCACTTTGATCGGGTAGTTTACGTCTCCTTGAAACCGAAAGGCTTCTGTTTCTATAGAAGTAATATTATTGTTTAGCACGGGCAGGCTGCTTCCGTAAAGTACAGGCGTTACCCTATGAGCTCCATGCAAAAGCCCTACCAAGTCTTTACAAAAAGGCCACTGCATGGAATGGAGTATTTTAAAAAAATCCTCAGAAATAACTTTAAACTGTTTGGCATCAATCCAACCGGTATAATTGTCCCATGCAATGTGGATATACAGCCATTTCCCATCTTTTGAAGCGTCTAAAATGACAAAGCCGTCACCAAATAATAATTGGGTGGTTATTTCACTCTTATCAGATGGCTCTTTTCGGACAGAAACCACACTTAAATGGCAAATCCCGTACTTTGTTGGCTTATTGCTATCTGCAGATGAGAACCCCATA is from Cytophagaceae bacterium ABcell3 and encodes:
- a CDS encoding NlpC/P60 family protein, with the translated sequence MGFSSADSNKPTKYGICHLSVVSVRKEPSDKSEITTQLLFGDGFVILDASKDGKWLYIHIAWDNYTGWIDAKQFKVISEDFFKILHSMQWPFCKDLVGLLHGAHRVTPVLYGSSLPVLNNNITSIETEAFRFQGDVNYPIKVANFQYMKTVACYYLSAPYLWGGKTHFGIDCSGFIQQVSRICGIKMPRDAWQQAKEGQVVFPGSAKPGDYAFFADEHGEVIHVGIILEHDKIIHASGEVRVDFVDSKGISLKRGKNYTHLLHSIKRVLPD